In one Candidatus Hydrogenedentota bacterium genomic region, the following are encoded:
- a CDS encoding FecR domain-containing protein — protein MRKHQLALILAITITAACSSSLAESQEELVGSIANVKGTIHLLRGQNEVAAGKGTRLYASDIIRTDAEAGVGVVLRDDTTLSLGPSSELKMSEFKFKPDEGILGMTLSIAKGTLVYISGQIAKLAPGSAQIETPAGVAAVRGTELLVEVPATKAEKQAEKAK, from the coding sequence ATGCGCAAGCATCAGCTCGCATTAATCCTGGCAATCACAATAACGGCGGCCTGTTCTTCCTCGTTGGCGGAATCCCAGGAAGAACTCGTGGGCAGCATCGCGAACGTGAAAGGAACGATCCATCTGCTTCGCGGACAGAACGAAGTTGCGGCGGGAAAAGGCACGCGCCTATACGCATCCGACATTATCCGGACGGACGCAGAGGCGGGCGTTGGCGTGGTCTTGAGGGATGACACGACGCTTTCGCTGGGTCCGTCGAGCGAACTCAAGATGTCCGAGTTCAAGTTCAAGCCGGACGAGGGTATTCTGGGAATGACGCTCAGCATAGCGAAAGGGACCCTGGTCTACATCTCCGGGCAAATTGCCAAGCTTGCTCCCGGCTCGGCCCAGATTGAAACCCCTGCGGGGGTAGCGGCGGTTCGCGGCACGGAACTCCTAGTGGAAGTGCCGGCAACGAAGGCCGAGAAACAAGCGGAGAAAGCAAAATGA
- a CDS encoding cation-translocating P-type ATPase codes for MSKSSKEATPLWHTLAAEAVVSSQKTSLAGLSQNEAVRRLAETGPNELQAARQISPWSILIEQFKNLLIIILLIAVVISAFLGHEIESIAIGVIVLFAVGLGFVQEYRAERAIEALRKMAAPTATVLRDEVETEIPSRELVPGDLVLLRAGDRIPADLRLVESINLQIEEASLTGESVAVEKHCDALPDGELALGDRKNMAYAGTAATYGRGRGVAVATGMSTEFGKIARMLQTIEAGKTPLQENLDRLGQTLARAAFVIVAVIVVLGLFRGQPFVEMLVFGIALAVAVVPEALPAVVTISLAIGVQRMVKRNALMRRLAAVETLGSTSVICTDKTGTLTKDEMTVRKVFVAGRVLDVSGTGYEPAGHFSRGGLTLEPTEALKALLRAATLASDAHIVYSEQEERWRVKGDPTEGALVVAAAKAGFKKADLDEEYPRVSEIPFTSETKRMTTLHAGADGLVAYSKGAPEFILASCVKQLMEDAVVPLDATSREEIVDTARLMASEALRILAVASKSKATLENAEHEMTFLGLVGMIDPPRPEAKAAIQMCEQAGIRPVMITGDHPLTAQAVAQELGLLKGGRVVTGAELEDMSEDEFDREVENVEVYARVSPAHKLRVVTALQKKGHVVAMTGDGVNDAPALKKADIGVAMGITGTDVTKEAAAMTLTDDNFASIVAAVEEGRGISGNIKKYLMYLLSSNIGEIGLMAGASLAGLPLPLSAVQILYVNLATDGLPALALAVDPPEPDLMRRGPRNPRAGIFTRPVVSLMLAGGIWSTIINAGIFAWALKSGRTQDEAMTMVFVQLVLTEFFKAYNFRSDRHSALIRPFANKWLNAAIVWELMLLSLIVYVPFLHAPFGTYSLPWFDWAIVITLAATVAPVLEAAKWLERRGWFGEVT; via the coding sequence ATGAGCAAATCAAGCAAGGAGGCAACTCCACTCTGGCACACACTTGCTGCGGAAGCGGTCGTTTCTTCCCAGAAGACAAGCCTCGCGGGGTTGAGCCAGAACGAGGCGGTCAGGCGTCTTGCCGAGACCGGGCCGAACGAACTGCAGGCCGCCCGTCAAATATCTCCGTGGTCGATTCTTATCGAGCAGTTCAAGAACCTGTTGATTATCATCCTGCTCATAGCGGTCGTCATCTCCGCTTTTCTCGGACATGAAATAGAATCCATCGCCATAGGCGTCATCGTTTTGTTCGCGGTGGGGCTGGGTTTTGTGCAGGAGTACCGCGCGGAACGTGCTATCGAAGCACTCAGGAAAATGGCTGCACCCACTGCGACCGTGCTTCGCGACGAAGTCGAGACCGAGATCCCTTCCCGCGAGCTTGTGCCGGGCGACCTCGTTCTCTTGCGGGCGGGCGACCGGATACCAGCCGACCTCAGGCTTGTCGAGAGCATCAATCTGCAGATTGAGGAGGCCTCACTCACAGGCGAATCGGTCGCTGTCGAAAAACACTGTGACGCGCTTCCTGACGGCGAATTGGCCTTGGGCGATCGCAAGAACATGGCCTATGCGGGTACTGCAGCCACATACGGCCGCGGCCGCGGGGTTGCTGTGGCTACGGGCATGAGCACCGAGTTCGGCAAGATTGCCCGAATGCTCCAGACTATCGAAGCCGGCAAGACCCCATTGCAGGAAAACCTGGACCGGCTCGGCCAAACCTTGGCTCGTGCGGCATTCGTGATCGTGGCAGTAATCGTCGTTCTCGGTTTGTTCCGTGGACAACCGTTCGTCGAAATGCTGGTTTTCGGCATAGCCCTCGCCGTCGCCGTCGTCCCCGAGGCGCTGCCGGCGGTCGTGACGATCTCCCTCGCTATCGGGGTGCAGAGGATGGTCAAGCGAAACGCCTTGATGCGCCGTCTGGCGGCGGTCGAAACACTCGGCAGCACGTCGGTCATCTGTACTGACAAGACCGGCACGCTGACAAAAGACGAGATGACCGTTCGCAAGGTCTTTGTCGCCGGACGGGTGCTCGACGTTTCGGGTACCGGGTACGAACCGGCCGGACATTTCTCGCGCGGCGGTCTCACCCTGGAACCCACCGAGGCGCTTAAGGCCCTGCTGCGCGCTGCCACGCTCGCCTCTGACGCACACATCGTTTACAGCGAGCAGGAAGAGCGTTGGCGCGTGAAAGGGGATCCTACTGAAGGCGCATTGGTGGTCGCCGCTGCCAAAGCTGGGTTCAAGAAGGCCGACCTTGACGAAGAGTACCCCCGGGTGAGCGAGATTCCTTTCACCTCCGAAACCAAGCGCATGACTACGCTGCATGCCGGAGCCGATGGCCTCGTCGCATACTCCAAAGGCGCGCCGGAATTCATACTTGCGTCCTGCGTCAAGCAACTGATGGAAGACGCAGTGGTCCCGCTTGATGCCACAAGCCGGGAGGAAATCGTGGATACGGCCCGGCTGATGGCAAGCGAAGCGTTGCGTATTCTTGCCGTGGCATCCAAGTCCAAAGCGACGCTGGAGAATGCCGAACACGAGATGACGTTTCTGGGGCTGGTGGGCATGATCGATCCCCCCCGTCCTGAAGCAAAGGCCGCGATTCAGATGTGCGAGCAGGCCGGCATCAGGCCCGTAATGATTACGGGCGACCACCCTCTTACGGCACAGGCTGTGGCGCAGGAACTGGGCTTGTTGAAGGGTGGCCGCGTCGTAACCGGGGCCGAATTGGAGGATATGAGCGAAGACGAATTCGATCGCGAGGTAGAGAATGTTGAAGTCTATGCCCGCGTTTCTCCGGCCCACAAGTTGCGCGTTGTCACGGCCCTGCAGAAGAAAGGCCATGTGGTTGCCATGACCGGCGACGGCGTGAACGATGCGCCCGCGCTCAAAAAAGCCGATATTGGCGTCGCGATGGGGATCACTGGCACGGACGTGACCAAAGAAGCCGCCGCAATGACTCTCACGGACGACAACTTCGCCTCAATTGTCGCGGCCGTCGAGGAGGGCCGCGGCATTTCGGGCAACATCAAGAAGTATTTGATGTACCTGCTCTCGTCCAACATTGGCGAGATCGGTTTGATGGCCGGCGCTTCGCTGGCGGGCCTGCCGCTGCCTTTGAGCGCCGTGCAGATACTGTATGTCAATCTCGCTACTGACGGACTGCCCGCCCTCGCGCTGGCTGTGGATCCGCCCGAGCCCGACCTGATGCGCCGCGGCCCACGCAACCCGCGCGCAGGCATCTTCACCCGGCCCGTTGTCAGCCTGATGCTGGCAGGGGGAATCTGGTCTACGATCATTAACGCGGGCATATTTGCCTGGGCGTTGAAATCTGGCCGGACCCAGGATGAGGCTATGACAATGGTCTTCGTTCAGTTGGTGCTCACCGAGTTTTTCAAAGCATACAACTTCCGGTCAGACCGGCACTCCGCGTTGATTCGTCCCTTCGCCAACAAATGGCTGAACGCGGCAATCGTGTGGGAATTGATGTTGCTTTCTCTGATTGTCTACGTTCCGTTCCTCCATGCGCCGTTTGGCACTTATAGCTTGCCTTGGTTCGATTGGGCTATCGTGATCACTCTTGCGGCTACGGTTGCGCCGGTCCTGGAAGCGGCAAAATGGCTGGAGCGGCGCGGCTGGTTTGGGGAGGTTACCTGA
- a CDS encoding DUF4450 domain-containing protein gives MLSDVVLFSVSILSAVGHADAFAQPEVSRYTPVPGGWQIRISDDAAAQRPQPGSDIGVAEGDCRLHRRPLYPPADRTMIWTPEELAKIPRSSFRPVVLAYNEPRFLFDYHAAGGLLGHLYIGVTQGSSGKWLHQWSNIDAAYVEGRMIYVLRDAAFPDTQVRLEAAPLADAAGLIVKLAVSGPHKGASLLWGYGGASAFFTNYNMTAPEFVFAPEQCAKDRVSWQAEGFALRRAFDESDVVTREAFSAWRNLPRWEAVVQGGSSWKSGGGFGDPGLFGVSPLELTASMAAATDATEQRNRVAVQQIPLSEATSDSFIVVGMGGRIAGDIDDPASAWAAALERNRSIAQRVTVRTPDPYLDAAVPMMAFATEGTWGGLATVHGGWSWRFAYLGWRTGYGPVCYGWTERVRQYIEAHTTLGLVKEGPDAGALGSLLEYEPGVFYNMNEVFFDHVRQYFDYTNDLELMERIFPVLEGILEWEDTRLQPANEGLYESALNTWISDSHWYIRGQCTQASAYMLNANRFMAELAVRLRRDPAPFQARAERTLKAIQEVLWMKRLGTFAEYRDTRGHQLLHPEPELPTLYHAAEFGAADPFQTYQMLDWADTHLRTESTPGGGMLVWSSNWYPNRGRSYTHSTYEMAYGEELNYALTNYAAGRSGEAYALLRASLCGIFNGPTPGGLSCHSYVDGRQRANDEFADASSMWGRAVVEGLFGICPKRQDGCVHVTPQFPGDWTDAAITAPHFSYSWRRNDGRVWVEWESPIETAVRWRLPVAGSEVRDVRVTPSAKTPTTFEPGFSGTTWAVVETVPATRGAVEVVFVPRSMPVPERVTVSESSDCQLALSGSVITAWQDPQGLLSGVRLENGTLRGTAAGAPGPGVLFVLAGQPPLTTWMPVRLQIGPETPPPPERMWHAPDAGEHDLARWALVDLSGVFNSELVDAPRYVQEHAPAPEMPASQVNFGYWKDHFRETHHGGRIETLSDASWRAKTGPDGIAWTRDGIPFKTAKEGPNIGVVTVTGGFPAKLAFPVQTAGQTLYLMISGITFPVQSHVPNVRVTLNYADGAAESTDLVNPFTIGDCWGTWCGRYHDCQANGFENLGGRHGPAGSADVQDLTQPVAVDTEAHLVPFLLKPGAELASVEFEAVANDVIFGIMGATVLK, from the coding sequence ATGTTGTCTGACGTTGTTTTGTTCAGCGTGTCCATCCTTTCGGCAGTTGGACATGCCGACGCCTTTGCCCAGCCAGAGGTGAGCCGCTATACCCCCGTTCCGGGGGGATGGCAAATCCGTATCAGCGACGACGCGGCCGCCCAGCGCCCCCAACCGGGGTCGGACATCGGAGTCGCAGAAGGGGACTGCCGGCTCCATCGCCGGCCTCTCTATCCACCCGCGGACCGCACAATGATTTGGACGCCCGAGGAACTGGCCAAGATTCCGCGCAGCTCTTTCCGGCCGGTGGTTCTCGCCTATAACGAGCCCCGTTTCCTGTTCGATTACCATGCCGCGGGAGGGCTCCTGGGCCACTTGTACATCGGCGTGACTCAAGGCTCGTCCGGAAAATGGCTCCACCAGTGGTCCAATATCGACGCCGCCTACGTGGAAGGGCGGATGATCTATGTCCTCCGGGATGCCGCGTTCCCCGACACGCAGGTGCGGCTGGAGGCCGCACCTTTGGCCGATGCCGCCGGACTCATCGTGAAGCTGGCGGTCAGTGGGCCGCACAAGGGCGCTTCCTTGTTGTGGGGGTACGGCGGCGCTTCCGCATTTTTCACCAACTACAACATGACGGCCCCCGAGTTTGTTTTTGCGCCCGAGCAATGCGCCAAAGATCGCGTCTCCTGGCAGGCTGAAGGGTTTGCGCTGCGGCGCGCCTTTGACGAGTCCGACGTTGTGACGCGCGAGGCGTTCAGTGCGTGGCGCAATCTGCCGCGATGGGAGGCCGTCGTTCAGGGCGGCAGCTCCTGGAAAAGTGGGGGCGGGTTCGGCGACCCCGGCCTGTTCGGCGTGTCTCCCCTCGAGCTAACCGCATCGATGGCTGCTGCAACAGACGCAACCGAACAACGCAACCGGGTCGCGGTACAACAAATACCCCTGTCCGAGGCCACGTCCGACAGCTTTATCGTAGTGGGCATGGGCGGACGCATCGCCGGGGATATTGACGACCCGGCCAGCGCGTGGGCTGCCGCACTCGAGCGGAACCGTTCTATTGCCCAACGTGTGACCGTGCGGACGCCCGACCCCTATCTCGACGCGGCAGTCCCGATGATGGCCTTTGCCACGGAAGGGACGTGGGGCGGCCTGGCGACGGTGCACGGCGGCTGGTCCTGGCGCTTCGCGTATCTTGGCTGGCGCACGGGCTATGGCCCGGTCTGCTATGGCTGGACCGAGCGCGTCCGCCAATATATTGAGGCGCACACCACCCTCGGGCTTGTGAAAGAGGGACCCGACGCGGGCGCGCTCGGCTCCCTCCTCGAGTACGAACCCGGCGTTTTTTACAACATGAACGAGGTGTTCTTCGACCATGTCCGGCAATATTTCGACTATACCAACGACCTGGAACTGATGGAGCGCATCTTCCCCGTCCTCGAGGGGATCCTCGAGTGGGAGGATACACGTCTGCAGCCCGCAAATGAGGGATTGTACGAAAGCGCCCTCAATACCTGGATCAGCGATTCGCACTGGTACATCCGGGGCCAGTGCACACAGGCTTCGGCCTACATGCTCAACGCGAACCGGTTCATGGCTGAGCTCGCGGTCAGGCTCCGGCGCGACCCCGCGCCCTTTCAAGCCCGGGCAGAACGCACCCTCAAAGCGATCCAGGAAGTACTGTGGATGAAGCGGCTGGGCACGTTTGCGGAGTACCGTGACACCCGGGGCCATCAGCTCCTCCACCCCGAACCGGAGCTGCCAACGCTCTATCATGCTGCCGAATTCGGCGCCGCGGACCCGTTCCAGACCTACCAGATGCTCGACTGGGCGGACACGCACCTGCGCACCGAAAGCACGCCAGGCGGCGGCATGCTTGTCTGGAGTTCCAACTGGTACCCGAACCGCGGGCGAAGTTACACCCACAGCACCTACGAGATGGCCTATGGCGAGGAACTCAACTACGCCCTCACGAACTACGCCGCTGGCCGCAGCGGCGAGGCCTATGCCCTGTTGCGCGCCTCCCTCTGCGGCATTTTCAACGGTCCCACCCCGGGCGGGCTGTCGTGCCACAGCTACGTCGACGGCCGCCAGCGCGCCAACGACGAGTTCGCCGACGCGTCCAGCATGTGGGGCCGCGCCGTTGTCGAAGGGCTCTTTGGCATTTGCCCGAAGCGGCAGGATGGCTGTGTCCACGTTACACCTCAGTTTCCAGGCGACTGGACCGACGCGGCCATCACAGCGCCTCATTTCTCCTATTCGTGGCGGCGAAACGACGGGCGCGTCTGGGTGGAATGGGAATCGCCAATCGAAACCGCCGTGCGATGGCGTCTGCCTGTCGCGGGGTCGGAAGTCCGCGATGTGCGCGTGACGCCCTCCGCGAAAACGCCGACAACCTTTGAGCCGGGGTTCAGCGGGACAACCTGGGCGGTCGTCGAAACGGTCCCCGCAACGCGGGGAGCCGTCGAAGTCGTGTTTGTTCCGCGCTCAATGCCGGTCCCCGAACGGGTGACTGTCTCGGAAAGCTCGGATTGCCAGTTGGCATTGTCTGGCTCAGTCATTACGGCGTGGCAGGATCCGCAAGGCCTCCTCAGCGGCGTTCGGCTTGAGAACGGCACATTGCGCGGGACGGCCGCAGGCGCGCCAGGGCCCGGCGTGCTGTTCGTCCTGGCTGGCCAGCCGCCTCTGACGACGTGGATGCCCGTTCGGCTCCAAATCGGCCCAGAAACCCCTCCTCCGCCCGAGCGCATGTGGCACGCTCCGGATGCCGGCGAGCACGACCTCGCACGCTGGGCCCTTGTGGACCTTTCCGGCGTGTTCAACTCGGAGCTTGTCGATGCGCCCCGGTACGTCCAGGAGCATGCGCCCGCCCCCGAGATGCCCGCGAGCCAGGTCAATTTCGGCTATTGGAAAGACCATTTCAGGGAAACGCACCATGGCGGCCGCATCGAAACCCTGAGCGACGCCTCGTGGCGCGCCAAGACCGGCCCGGACGGCATCGCCTGGACCCGGGACGGCATCCCCTTCAAAACAGCCAAGGAAGGCCCGAACATCGGCGTTGTCACGGTCACCGGAGGTTTTCCTGCGAAGTTGGCGTTTCCTGTGCAGACAGCGGGACAGACGCTGTACCTGATGATCAGCGGCATTACGTTCCCTGTGCAAAGCCACGTGCCCAATGTGCGGGTCACGCTCAATTATGCCGACGGGGCCGCCGAATCCACCGACCTGGTCAATCCCTTCACCATCGGTGACTGCTGGGGCACGTGGTGCGGCCGCTATCACGACTGCCAGGCCAACGGTTTCGAGAACCTTGGCGGCCGCCACGGGCCCGCGGGCTCGGCGGATGTGCAGGACCTTACCCAGCCCGTTGCCGTTGACACCGAGGCCCATCTCGTCCCGTTCCTTTTGAAACCCGGCGCGGAACTCGCCTCCGTGGAATTCGAGGCGGTGGCCAACGACGTTATCTTCGGTATCATGGGTGCAACCGTCTTGAAGTGA
- a CDS encoding OmpA family protein, with protein MKCANVMVLILLCVAAGCAKTPRASFYLVPDPEGRVGEVTVTNQAASVTLNKANETVAAMRVDQAFKESRMATSEEIETKFGDALALVPPPPKGFNIYFHTDSSKVDADSLPMFEQVLAEVRQRDSHDISLNGHTDRTGEADWNMKLSLERANAVKVLLVEQGVSADYLTIEYYGESKPVIPTEDNVSEPKNRRVEVVVR; from the coding sequence ATGAAATGCGCGAACGTCATGGTTTTGATTCTTCTCTGCGTTGCGGCCGGATGCGCGAAAACCCCGAGGGCTAGTTTCTATCTGGTGCCCGACCCTGAAGGGCGTGTGGGCGAGGTCACGGTGACCAACCAAGCCGCCAGTGTGACACTGAACAAGGCCAACGAAACCGTAGCGGCAATGCGTGTGGACCAGGCATTTAAGGAATCACGCATGGCAACGTCCGAAGAGATTGAGACCAAGTTTGGCGACGCTCTCGCGCTCGTGCCGCCGCCGCCGAAGGGATTCAATATCTATTTCCACACCGACTCGAGCAAAGTGGATGCCGACTCGCTCCCTATGTTTGAGCAGGTCTTGGCGGAGGTGCGTCAGCGCGATTCGCACGATATAAGCCTGAACGGTCACACGGACCGGACAGGGGAAGCCGACTGGAACATGAAGTTGAGCCTGGAGCGTGCCAATGCTGTCAAGGTTCTGCTTGTGGAACAGGGCGTCTCTGCCGACTACCTGACCATCGAATATTACGGCGAAAGCAAGCCCGTTATTCCGACCGAGGACAACGTTAGCGAACCAAAGAACCGCCGGGTCGAAGTGGTTGTCCGGTAA
- a CDS encoding adenylate/guanylate cyclase domain-containing protein, translating into MRLGGGVWVKGHRLAPTSHIIVLLGGLLTLFFLVLVVYPPSPVKAFEYVGYDEMVRFLGGEPPPPDVAVIDIDEPSLAKLGQWPWPRYRIAALVEQASALGARSIAMDFLFAEPDRLSLAEVGDLYRRDRGIELNLSGVPGDALDNDRVLAETVARHAVVLGADLRFDETMPDRGQVCGNPLSVVLRALPETEGTPPVPLASGMVCPVPELAEAATFVAATNSLPDRDGKLRRAPLVLRCGEKWVPSLAAGALLAASGENQVVLKWSNAGVLELRIGETVIPTDGQGNLLFPFRMRPPDRFLHISAADLLEGRVEPERLKDKIVFVGSSASGLQDMHATPVMRLCPGVDLHALAADAILRKDFFVQPGWSRGGQAVLVVLAGVLVTVLAAWTRVVVSALMTAGAIVMLTLSCWAIFDQWGAYWSPLPGVSMLAAGASLLTFVRLRHEEKRKQLLRQSFARYVSAEIVDQIVRSSQPVNVSGERRTVTILLTDIRGFTSMSETMAPEELVQFLNSYFAAMIDIILENEGTLDKFMGDAVLALFGAPVQHDDDALRAVKVALAMQETLGGLNAQWQERGKPRIRVGIGISTGEVIIGNIGSARRLEYTAIGRDVNYAQRIEALTKELPFDILVNETTYEQVKDYVDAEKFGPLAIRGKEAPVCIYGIRGLSSSSH; encoded by the coding sequence ATGCGGCTGGGGGGTGGGGTCTGGGTGAAGGGTCACCGGCTTGCGCCGACGTCACACATCATCGTGTTGCTCGGCGGACTCCTCACGCTGTTCTTTCTTGTTCTCGTAGTATACCCCCCCTCGCCCGTCAAGGCCTTCGAGTACGTGGGATACGACGAGATGGTCCGTTTCCTCGGAGGAGAGCCGCCGCCTCCCGATGTGGCGGTGATAGACATAGACGAGCCGAGTCTTGCAAAGCTGGGGCAATGGCCGTGGCCGCGCTACCGGATAGCGGCGCTTGTCGAACAGGCCTCCGCCCTTGGCGCCCGCAGTATTGCGATGGATTTCCTCTTCGCGGAACCCGATCGGCTCTCTCTTGCTGAAGTAGGGGATCTGTACCGGCGGGACCGTGGCATTGAACTGAATCTGAGTGGAGTGCCGGGGGATGCCCTGGACAACGACCGGGTACTGGCTGAGACAGTAGCCAGGCACGCGGTAGTTCTGGGCGCGGACCTGAGGTTCGACGAAACGATGCCGGACCGCGGACAGGTCTGCGGGAATCCCTTGAGCGTTGTTCTCCGGGCCTTGCCCGAAACGGAAGGGACGCCGCCCGTTCCTCTTGCCTCCGGGATGGTATGCCCGGTTCCCGAGCTCGCCGAGGCCGCGACCTTCGTGGCGGCCACGAACTCGCTTCCCGACCGGGACGGCAAACTGAGACGGGCCCCGCTTGTGCTGCGCTGTGGCGAAAAGTGGGTGCCAAGCTTGGCCGCAGGCGCGCTCCTGGCCGCCTCGGGCGAGAATCAGGTGGTGCTGAAGTGGTCCAACGCGGGTGTGCTCGAGTTGCGTATCGGAGAGACTGTGATTCCGACGGATGGCCAGGGCAACCTGCTGTTTCCATTTCGCATGCGGCCGCCAGACCGGTTCCTGCATATCTCCGCAGCCGACCTTCTGGAAGGGCGAGTCGAACCCGAACGTCTCAAGGACAAGATTGTTTTTGTCGGGTCCTCCGCGAGCGGGCTTCAGGATATGCACGCGACACCGGTCATGCGATTGTGTCCCGGGGTGGACTTGCACGCCCTCGCGGCTGACGCAATTCTGCGGAAAGACTTCTTTGTCCAGCCAGGGTGGAGCCGGGGCGGGCAGGCCGTGCTCGTTGTCCTGGCAGGCGTCCTGGTGACGGTCTTGGCCGCCTGGACCCGCGTTGTGGTAAGCGCCCTGATGACCGCCGGGGCCATCGTAATGCTGACACTGAGCTGCTGGGCCATCTTCGACCAGTGGGGCGCCTATTGGTCCCCCCTCCCCGGAGTGAGCATGCTGGCCGCTGGCGCGTCACTGCTTACCTTCGTGCGTCTGCGTCACGAAGAGAAGCGCAAGCAGCTTCTGAGACAATCCTTCGCGCGATACGTGAGCGCGGAGATTGTCGATCAGATCGTCCGAAGCTCCCAGCCCGTGAACGTGAGCGGCGAGCGCAGAACGGTTACCATTCTGTTAACCGACATCCGCGGATTCACGTCGATGTCCGAGACCATGGCTCCGGAAGAGCTTGTGCAGTTCCTGAACTCCTACTTTGCGGCCATGATCGACATTATCCTTGAAAACGAAGGGACGCTCGACAAATTCATGGGCGATGCGGTGCTGGCGTTGTTCGGCGCGCCCGTACAACACGACGACGACGCGCTTCGGGCCGTGAAAGTGGCACTGGCCATGCAAGAGACGCTGGGCGGCCTGAATGCACAGTGGCAAGAGCGCGGAAAGCCGCGGATTCGAGTGGGCATTGGGATCTCGACGGGGGAAGTGATTATAGGCAATATTGGTTCCGCGCGGCGGCTCGAATATACGGCTATTGGAAGAGACGTGAATTACGCCCAGCGCATCGAAGCGCTTACAAAAGAACTTCCCTTCGACATCCTGGTGAACGAGACCACTTACGAACAGGTCAAAGACTACGTGGACGCCGAGAAGTTTGGCCCCCTGGCTATTCGGGGCAAAGAGGCGCCTGTCTGCATTTATGGCATCAGGGGGCTCAGTAGTAGTTCACACTGA
- a CDS encoding cyclic nucleotide-binding domain-containing protein, with translation MHIESYLGRNELFMGLGLQTIERIAKEFRKVAFKAGDSIIIEGSRGETYYLIATGEATVLKGAGVGQRELQRLGPGDGFGEMSLVADEPRSATVKAVSDVELLCLDREQFIVLMDQEERFAQRILRLLSQRLRQSNQVATLDLLRAHQGLIISLAELAESRDADTGAHLYRVRDHCTLLAKLMSADVRFKDDVDPDFIEAIYYVSPLHDIGKVSIPDAILLKQGKLTPAEFEVIKTHTLVGGHALDTVLQYCDLQMFRIARDLVMSHHERYDGNGYPSGIRGEEIPLAARIMGIADHYDALRSKRVYKEAFTAEEAIQNLREESGKRFDPAVVDVMLAHINLFEEIHDQYAEMEALPEKHAGFL, from the coding sequence ATGCATATTGAATCGTATCTTGGGCGCAATGAACTCTTTATGGGACTCGGTCTCCAAACCATCGAGCGCATCGCGAAAGAGTTCCGCAAGGTCGCATTCAAGGCGGGGGACTCGATTATTATCGAGGGAAGCCGCGGCGAAACGTACTATCTCATTGCGACCGGTGAAGCGACGGTGCTCAAGGGCGCCGGAGTCGGTCAACGAGAGCTCCAGCGATTGGGGCCGGGAGACGGCTTCGGTGAGATGTCGCTTGTGGCGGATGAGCCGCGTTCTGCCACGGTGAAAGCGGTCTCGGATGTGGAACTCCTGTGCCTGGACCGCGAGCAGTTCATTGTGTTGATGGACCAGGAAGAACGGTTTGCCCAGCGTATCCTTCGGCTCTTATCCCAACGTCTTCGACAGTCGAACCAAGTTGCCACGCTGGATTTGCTTCGTGCACATCAGGGCCTGATCATTTCACTTGCCGAACTGGCCGAATCGCGGGATGCCGATACGGGCGCTCACTTATACCGTGTGCGGGATCATTGCACGCTCTTGGCCAAGCTTATGTCGGCGGACGTTCGATTCAAGGATGATGTCGACCCGGACTTTATCGAAGCCATCTACTACGTGAGTCCGCTGCATGATATCGGCAAGGTGAGTATTCCTGATGCCATTCTGCTGAAACAGGGCAAGCTCACCCCTGCGGAGTTCGAGGTTATCAAGACCCACACGCTAGTCGGCGGCCACGCGCTTGATACAGTGCTTCAATACTGCGACCTCCAGATGTTCCGCATAGCACGGGATCTCGTCATGAGTCACCATGAGCGGTACGATGGGAACGGGTATCCGTCCGGAATACGGGGCGAGGAGATTCCCCTCGCGGCGCGCATCATGGGTATCGCGGACCATTACGATGCCCTGCGCTCGAAACGCGTGTACAAGGAAGCGTTTACGGCCGAGGAAGCTATCCAGAACCTTCGCGAAGAAAGCGGAAAGAGGTTTGATCCCGCTGTCGTCGACGTCATGCTCGCCCACATCAACCTTTTCGAAGAGATACATGACCAATACGCGGAGATGGAGGCGCTTCCCGAAAAACATGCCGGATTCCTATGA